Proteins encoded by one window of Pseudophryne corroboree isolate aPseCor3 chromosome 3 unlocalized genomic scaffold, aPseCor3.hap2 SUPER_3_unloc_36, whole genome shotgun sequence:
- the LOC134984110 gene encoding gastrula zinc finger protein XlCGF57.1-like, with the protein MGLYKDMMMENHRPLTSLDGPSNRDTPERCPRPLYSQDCTEENHRIPQEDQDECLTDIMIEDTEGEEETYVTDIKAEDIEGEKETYVTDIKAEDIEGEEETYVTDIKAEDTEGKEDTYVTDIKAEDSEGEEDTYVTDIKAEDIEGEETYVTDIKAEDIEGEEETYVTDIKAEDIEGEEETYVRGDQQCKEEEIPTDIGKDGQTSRNISEGHLMLSPDCDINDNDSRQDSPGDNPITPIIHPALSADPSDPGKCSPDHSDIGASVTALTVDMEFPCSIDAKCFIQNTKLIIHQPAKAGEKPFPCSECEKCFTQKSDLVKHQRSHTGERPFFCSECGKCFIQKSHLVTHQRSHTGERPFPCSECGKCFARKSHLVARQQSHKDEKPFPCSECWKCFTRISHLVTHQRSHTGEKPFSCSECGKCFTQKSHLVKHQRSHTGENTFPCSECGKCFTQKSDLIKHQKTHTGEKPFPCSECGKCFARKADLVKHQRTHTGEKPFSCSECGKCFTQKSNLVKHQRSHTGENPFPCSECGKCFAYKSDLVKHQRSHTGEKPFSCSECGKCFTWKSQLYTHLRSHTGEKPFPYSEK; encoded by the exons atgggtctgtacaaggacatgatgatggagaatcaccggcccctcacatcactag atgggcccagtaacagagataccccagagagatgtccccgtcctctgtattcccaggattgtacagaggagaatcacaggatcccacaggaggatcag gatgaatgtctcactgacattatgatagaagatacagagggagaagaagagacgtatgtgactgatataaaggcagaagatatagagggagaaaaagagacgtatgtgactgatataaaggcagaagatatagagggagaagaagagacgtatgtgactgatataaaggcagaagatacagagggaaaagaagacacgtatgtgactgatataaaggcagaagattcagagggagaagaagacacgtatgtgactgatataaaggcagaagatatagagggagaagagacgtatgtgactgatataaaggcagaagatatagagggagaagaagagacgtatgtgactgatataaaggcagaagatatagagggagaagaagagacgtatgtgaggggtgatcagcagtgtaaggaggaggagatccctacagatatcggcaaag atggacagacaagcaggaatatctcagaaggacatctaatgttatccccggattgtgacataaatgataatgacagtagacaggattctccaggagataaccccattaccccaattatacatccagctctatcagctgatccctctgatcctgggaaatgttctcctgatcactctgatattggtgcatctgttacagctctgacagtagatatggagtttccctgttctatagatgccaaatgttttatacagaacacaaagcttattatccatcagccagctaaggcaggtgagaagccatttccatgttctgagtgtgagaaatgttttacacagaaatcagatcttgttaaacatcagagaagtcacaccggtgagagaccatttttttgctctgagtgtgggaaatgttttatccagaaatcacatcttgttacacatcagcgaagtcacacgggtgagaggccatttccatgttctgagtgtgggaaatgttttgcacggaaatcacatcttgttgcacGTCAGCAAAGTCACaaagatgagaagccatttccatgttctgagtgttggaaatgttttacacggatatcacatcttgttacacatcagagaagtcacacaggtgagaaaccattttcttgctccgagtgcgggaaatgttttacacagaaatcacatcttgttaagcatcagcgaagtcacacaggtgagaatacatttccatgttctgagtgtgggaaatgttttacacagaaatcagatcttattaaacatcagaaaactcacacaggtgagaagccatttccatgttctgagtgtgggaaatgttttgcacgcaaagcagatcttgttaaacatcagagaactcacacaggtgagaagccattttcttgctctgaatgcgggaaatgttttacacagaaatcaaatcttgttaaacatcagcgaagtcacacaggtgagaatccatttccatgttctgagtgtggaaaatgttttgcatacaaatcagatcttgttaaacatcagagaagtcacacaggtgagaagccattttcttgctctgagtgtgggaaatgttttacctggaaatcacaactttaTACACATcttcgaagtcacacaggtgagaagccatttccatactctgagaagtaA